A window from Leptothermofonsia sichuanensis E412 encodes these proteins:
- a CDS encoding CgeB family protein: MKLLRIATAYQSYWEDFYARRPGLAEQSYGHQKNTLDFDGFGWADFWANALNPLGYDVMEVTANIAPLQRAWALENNIDCSGKDWLLKIAFEQAKRFQPVVLFIDNHSVFPPVWLEELRVFCPSIRLLISWCGAPYQDPAIFRAYDLVLSCIPEFVEQFRQMGHWSEHINHAFEPRILERISSVPEPAIDFSFIGQIVRGSQYHLQREKILERLVTEIPISIYSPNASISWKRRLKITTKQVAHRIVEGLHKAGVSKSWLIKIPKVEYLIDLPRSLLSPVNPQLQPFMKPAVFGLDMYRTLQNSKVTFNSHIDVSPNSASNMRMFEATGVGTCLITDWKRNINTLFEPDREVVTYKSAEECIEKVKWLLEHPAQRLAIAQAGQARTLKFHTFKQRAEQLNSLIVNALK, from the coding sequence ATGAAGCTCCTGAGGATTGCAACTGCCTATCAATCTTACTGGGAAGATTTTTATGCCCGCCGTCCAGGGCTGGCAGAACAGTCCTATGGCCATCAAAAAAACACCTTAGATTTTGATGGATTTGGATGGGCTGACTTCTGGGCAAATGCATTGAATCCGCTGGGCTATGACGTAATGGAAGTCACTGCAAATATTGCCCCATTACAGCGAGCCTGGGCGTTAGAAAATAACATAGATTGCTCAGGAAAAGACTGGCTCCTGAAAATAGCATTTGAGCAAGCCAAACGCTTTCAGCCAGTTGTACTATTCATCGATAATCACTCGGTGTTTCCCCCTGTTTGGCTAGAGGAATTGCGAGTTTTCTGTCCTTCCATTCGCCTGCTCATCAGTTGGTGTGGTGCTCCCTATCAAGATCCAGCTATTTTTAGAGCATACGATCTGGTTCTTTCCTGCATCCCGGAGTTTGTTGAACAATTCAGACAGATGGGGCATTGGAGCGAACATATTAATCATGCATTTGAGCCTCGTATCCTCGAACGTATATCTTCTGTTCCAGAACCAGCCATTGATTTTTCATTTATTGGGCAAATTGTACGAGGTAGTCAGTATCACTTGCAACGAGAGAAAATCTTAGAAAGATTAGTCACAGAAATTCCCATCTCTATTTATTCTCCTAATGCTTCTATTTCCTGGAAACGGAGACTTAAAATAACCACAAAACAAGTGGCGCATCGCATTGTTGAAGGGCTGCACAAAGCAGGCGTTTCTAAATCCTGGCTGATTAAAATCCCTAAAGTAGAATATTTAATTGATCTACCCCGATCGCTCCTTTCTCCAGTCAATCCTCAGCTCCAGCCATTTATGAAGCCTGCGGTTTTTGGGCTGGATATGTATCGCACTCTACAGAATTCAAAGGTGACATTTAATAGCCACATTGATGTTTCACCCAATTCGGCCTCTAATATGCGAATGTTTGAAGCAACTGGAGTTGGAACTTGCTTAATTACAGATTGGAAAAGAAACATCAACACATTATTTGAACCTGATCGCGAAGTAGTAACATACAAATCGGCAGAAGAATGTATTGAGAAAGTGAAATGGTTGTTAGAGCATCCTGCTCAACGGTTAGCAATTGCCCAGGCAGGTCAAGCCCGTACTTTAAAGTTTCACACATTTAAGCAACGAGCTGAACAGTTAAATTCTTTGATAGTCAACGCGCTGAAATAA
- a CDS encoding methyltransferase, TIGR04325 family, with protein MNALKPILKDLLPPVVLKAIKSFERYGYFGDYSSWEDAYRESTGYDAETILEKVKNSLLEVKSGKAVYARDGMIFDQLYYPFPLLATFLKIAVENDNQLNILDFGGSLGTSYFQCKDFLSSLKYLKWNIVEQANFVTCGKQCFEDHTLKFFYDISTCLRSENPDVILLSGVIQYLENPYTFLEELIRYNFTHIIIDRTPFIKTGKDRLTIQKVPPEIYPASYPSWFFDLEKFFSFFSVKYDLMFEFDALDRANIPSQYKGFYFRKK; from the coding sequence ATGAATGCACTCAAACCTATCTTGAAAGATTTATTACCACCAGTTGTTTTGAAAGCGATCAAAAGCTTCGAGCGGTATGGCTATTTTGGTGATTATTCTTCCTGGGAAGACGCTTATCGGGAAAGTACAGGCTATGATGCTGAAACAATTTTAGAAAAAGTTAAGAACTCACTCTTAGAGGTGAAGTCGGGGAAGGCGGTCTATGCACGGGATGGTATGATTTTTGATCAGCTTTATTATCCCTTTCCTTTACTGGCTACTTTCCTAAAAATTGCTGTAGAAAATGACAATCAGCTAAACATTTTAGATTTTGGTGGGTCTTTAGGCACCTCTTATTTTCAGTGTAAAGACTTTCTCTCAAGCCTCAAATATTTAAAGTGGAATATTGTAGAACAAGCTAATTTTGTCACCTGTGGAAAGCAATGCTTTGAGGACCATACCCTCAAATTCTTCTATGATATTAGCACCTGCTTGAGATCGGAGAACCCAGATGTGATACTCCTATCAGGGGTGATTCAATACTTAGAGAACCCCTATACTTTTCTAGAAGAATTAATACGCTACAATTTTACACATATTATTATTGACAGGACGCCATTCATAAAAACAGGGAAAGATCGACTTACGATCCAAAAAGTGCCACCGGAAATTTATCCTGCAAGTTACCCTTCCTGGTTTTTTGATTTAGAGAAATTTTTTAGTTTTTTTTCGGTGAAATATGATTTGATGTTTGAATTTGACGCACTTGACCGAGCAAACATTCCCTCCCAATACAAAGGTTTCTACTTTAGAAAGAAGTGA
- a CDS encoding glycosyltransferase family protein, with amino-acid sequence MFDSNYLPQGLALYQSLITHAYDFHLWVVCMDELVEQQLQQLSLPWVTILPLSQVETGELLAIKPQRTRGEYCWTLTPFTFQAVFDRAPTVERVTYLDADLYFFENPSILLEELAEDRHVLFTEHAYAPEYDQSQISGRFCVQFLTFRRTEKAARIMKWWQDRCLEWCFNRVEDGKFGDQKYLDVWPELFGQDVQIVQQVEKTLAPWNVRFFEQKLEGNLTPVFYHFHGLKIVSPHQIQLYSRYKIGKQGLQLYEIYLQAIHTSLQQIQSIQAPVPYFPLSREVREVLRRWKRSLTQETKFCRIG; translated from the coding sequence TTGTTTGATAGCAATTACCTGCCTCAAGGGCTGGCACTCTATCAATCTCTGATTACGCACGCCTACGATTTTCACCTGTGGGTAGTATGTATGGATGAGTTGGTAGAACAACAATTACAGCAACTCTCTCTGCCCTGGGTCACAATCCTTCCGTTAAGTCAGGTAGAAACAGGAGAATTGTTGGCAATCAAGCCCCAGCGTACACGCGGAGAATATTGCTGGACCCTGACTCCCTTTACCTTTCAAGCCGTGTTCGATCGCGCCCCCACGGTCGAACGGGTCACCTATCTGGACGCTGATTTGTACTTTTTTGAGAATCCCAGCATCTTGCTTGAAGAACTGGCTGAGGATCGACATGTGTTATTCACCGAACATGCCTATGCACCGGAATATGATCAGTCTCAGATTAGTGGACGTTTCTGTGTGCAATTCCTTACCTTCCGGCGAACGGAGAAAGCAGCCAGAATCATGAAATGGTGGCAGGATCGATGTCTGGAATGGTGTTTTAATCGCGTGGAAGATGGTAAATTTGGTGACCAGAAATATCTAGATGTCTGGCCAGAACTCTTTGGTCAGGATGTTCAAATTGTTCAGCAAGTAGAGAAAACCCTGGCTCCCTGGAATGTGCGTTTTTTTGAACAAAAATTAGAAGGAAATTTAACTCCTGTTTTCTACCATTTTCATGGATTAAAAATCGTCAGTCCCCATCAGATCCAGCTTTACTCTCGCTACAAAATTGGTAAACAGGGACTACAGCTTTACGAAATTTATCTCCAGGCAATCCACACCAGCCTGCAACAAATTCAATCCATTCAAGCTCCCGTTCCCTACTTCCCCCTGTCCAGGGAAGTCAGGGAAGTACTGCGGCGGTGGAAGCGATCGCTGACTCAAGAAACAAAATTTTGCAGAATTGGCTAA
- a CDS encoding glycosyltransferase family 2 protein, with protein sequence MSALPDQTITLIIPVHNRKPLTLACLEHLRRNGNLEQFQVLVVDDGSTDGTGAAICSEYPEVEVLKGDGNLWWTGAIAQGMKYACEQGAEYLIWLNDDCQPAPETIPALVQFCREHPGAIAGAQGVERDQPEQVAFGGKVKTWKGFRFLQVPPGQVQECDLLSGNLVCLPCAVVEAIGYPDPHITPHYGGDSLFLIRAKKAGFRLFVDARYPVLNSPGEPKLYPTRWLTAEGEPLRILKMVFVPQSGLSWRVWWQLNWEAYSVWGIFMFVKKFSSILLITLLRYLPLDLRKKMLT encoded by the coding sequence ATGAGTGCCCTACCTGACCAGACGATCACCCTGATTATTCCAGTTCACAATCGAAAACCGCTGACACTGGCATGTCTGGAACACCTCAGGCGGAATGGCAATCTCGAACAATTTCAGGTGCTCGTTGTAGATGATGGGTCTACCGATGGCACAGGAGCAGCCATTTGTTCAGAGTATCCAGAGGTTGAAGTTTTGAAAGGGGATGGCAACCTGTGGTGGACAGGGGCGATCGCCCAGGGCATGAAATACGCCTGTGAGCAGGGAGCCGAATACCTGATCTGGCTGAATGACGACTGCCAGCCTGCCCCTGAAACCATTCCTGCTCTGGTGCAGTTTTGTCGGGAGCATCCGGGGGCGATCGCAGGTGCCCAGGGGGTTGAGCGCGATCAGCCAGAGCAGGTTGCCTTTGGAGGCAAAGTCAAGACCTGGAAAGGGTTCCGGTTTTTGCAGGTTCCCCCAGGGCAGGTGCAGGAATGTGACTTGTTGAGTGGCAATCTGGTGTGTCTGCCCTGCGCGGTGGTGGAGGCGATCGGCTATCCTGATCCCCACATCACTCCCCACTATGGGGGAGATTCCCTGTTTCTGATCCGAGCAAAGAAAGCAGGATTTCGTCTTTTTGTGGACGCCAGATATCCGGTGCTGAACTCCCCCGGTGAACCCAAACTGTACCCCACCCGCTGGTTAACGGCAGAAGGAGAACCCCTCAGAATTTTGAAAATGGTCTTCGTGCCCCAATCGGGGTTGAGCTGGCGGGTATGGTGGCAGTTGAATTGGGAAGCCTATTCAGTGTGGGGCATTTTCATGTTTGTGAAGAAGTTTAGTTCCATTCTCCTGATTACGCTGCTGAGATACCTGCCCCTTGACCTGCGGAAAAAGATGTTGACTTAA
- a CDS encoding glycosyltransferase family 2 protein, with protein sequence METVNPTVSVVITCYSEGELLFEAVSSVQKQTVQPLEIILVNDASTDPKTIEVCRHLEADSQIRLVWRKQNGGPSVARDDGFRAASGDIFIPLDADDVLPVNAIELISQAFQTHPDAGFVYGKYCRQSAPEDHTIVEPGDISLKRMLSSRRLSPSSQWSLIGTTPLRRSLWEAIGGYDPAFGREDLHDVEFWIRAISAPGFRYYYIPEVIYIWRKYLGSNSRQVTPLSWYRIAKKYFDIYRQNGLEYRAYELLLLGSKWLNHPDETRKYRKELLHCIGKRQFRLPTLMVLLIPAFLLRFLGRYAARRR encoded by the coding sequence ATGGAAACCGTTAATCCTACCGTCAGTGTTGTCATCACCTGCTATTCAGAGGGTGAGTTGTTGTTTGAGGCAGTGTCGAGTGTCCAGAAGCAAACGGTACAGCCCTTAGAAATTATCCTTGTGAATGATGCTTCCACCGATCCAAAAACGATTGAAGTGTGTCGTCATTTGGAAGCGGATTCCCAGATCCGGCTTGTCTGGCGCAAGCAAAATGGGGGACCCTCCGTTGCCAGAGATGACGGCTTTCGGGCTGCCAGCGGCGACATTTTTATTCCCCTGGACGCCGATGATGTATTGCCAGTCAACGCGATTGAACTGATCAGCCAGGCATTTCAGACCCATCCCGATGCCGGGTTTGTCTATGGCAAGTACTGCCGCCAGAGTGCCCCGGAAGACCACACAATCGTGGAACCCGGTGATATTTCCCTCAAACGAATGCTGAGTTCCCGTCGCCTTTCTCCCAGTTCCCAGTGGAGCCTGATTGGAACTACCCCCCTGCGGCGATCGCTGTGGGAAGCCATCGGGGGGTACGATCCCGCCTTTGGTCGGGAAGACTTACATGACGTGGAGTTCTGGATCCGTGCCATCTCCGCCCCCGGTTTTCGTTATTACTACATTCCAGAGGTTATCTATATCTGGCGCAAATATTTAGGCAGTAACAGTCGCCAGGTGACGCCCCTCTCCTGGTACCGGATTGCCAAAAAATACTTCGATATTTACCGCCAAAATGGACTGGAATACCGTGCCTATGAGCTATTACTGCTGGGTAGTAAATGGTTGAATCACCCAGACGAGACACGGAAGTATAGGAAAGAACTTCTGCACTGTATTGGAAAAAGACAATTTCGCCTTCCAACTCTGATGGTGCTGCTGATTCCAGCCTTCCTTCTGCGCTTCCTGGGCAGGTATGCTGCCAGGAGACGTTAA
- a CDS encoding PDDEXK family nuclease gives MRSASDTLTGLQSKLEEYIANGALLGWLIDRKNRTVYISTYISTVLNGNRKF, from the coding sequence TTGCGTTCTGCCAGCGATACTCTGACCGGGTTGCAAAGCAAACTGGAGGAGTACATTGCCAATGGGGCATTACTGGGCTGGTTAATTGACCGCAAAAATCGCACCGTTTATATATCTACTTATATATCTACCGTCCTGAACGGGAACCGGAAATTTTAG
- a CDS encoding tetratricopeptide repeat protein, producing the protein MVRFSEFKPAGLFARIASFAAMDDSTPGVADNGTKAGLFDGLDAVLSNQAGREIALSTEAIAYIASEAVVLHNVEVYLRLGEVLYQRQQLTDAVAVLQRAAQLYPEHAIVARQLGTVFAQRGQLREAATALQRAVQLDPQDLDACLALGSVLECQGNLNGAIVLYQKAIRLDPQNPVPCKNLGTVLIRQGQLTEAMALFNRVLQLNPDHVDAYIELGAILAQQGELDEAIALYRKAIQLNPNEARAYFSLGVALHKQNKLEAAIAAYNRAIQINLDYAEAYLNLGIALDQQHSRENAIVALQMSRNLYRKQGNTQKASQIETSLRLFDAC; encoded by the coding sequence ATGGTACGGTTTTCCGAGTTTAAGCCTGCGGGCTTATTTGCTCGAATTGCCAGTTTTGCGGCGATGGACGATTCCACGCCCGGAGTGGCAGACAATGGGACAAAAGCCGGGCTTTTTGACGGCTTGGATGCTGTGCTGTCCAATCAAGCTGGTCGGGAAATCGCCCTTTCCACGGAAGCGATCGCCTACATTGCCAGTGAAGCGGTTGTCCTTCATAATGTTGAAGTTTACCTGCGACTGGGTGAAGTGTTATACCAGCGGCAGCAATTAACAGATGCGGTAGCGGTGCTTCAACGGGCTGCCCAACTGTATCCAGAACATGCCATCGTTGCGCGACAGTTGGGGACTGTGTTTGCCCAGCGAGGTCAGTTGAGGGAGGCAGCCACGGCCCTCCAGAGAGCCGTTCAGTTAGATCCCCAGGATTTAGATGCCTGTCTTGCCCTGGGATCTGTATTGGAGTGCCAGGGTAACCTGAATGGAGCGATTGTCCTTTATCAGAAAGCTATTCGTCTAGACCCTCAGAACCCAGTTCCCTGCAAAAATCTGGGGACAGTGCTGATCCGGCAGGGGCAGTTGACAGAGGCAATGGCGCTGTTTAATCGGGTGCTTCAACTCAATCCTGATCATGTGGATGCCTACATTGAACTGGGAGCAATCCTGGCACAGCAGGGCGAATTGGACGAGGCGATCGCCCTTTATCGCAAAGCCATTCAACTCAACCCCAATGAAGCCAGAGCTTACTTCAGCCTTGGAGTGGCTCTACACAAGCAGAATAAGTTAGAAGCGGCGATCGCGGCGTACAATCGGGCGATCCAGATTAACCTGGACTACGCCGAAGCATACTTGAATTTGGGCATTGCGTTGGATCAGCAACACTCTAGAGAGAACGCCATTGTGGCATTGCAGATGTCCAGGAACCTGTATCGCAAGCAGGGTAATACTCAAAAAGCCAGCCAGATTGAAACCAGTCTTCGACTTTTTGACGCCTGTTAA
- a CDS encoding 4-hydroxy-3-methylbut-2-enyl diphosphate reductase: protein MDTKAFKRSLNSSENYHRKGFGHEAEVADQMQSEYESRLIQQIRESNFCLQRGEVTIRLAEAFGFCWGVERAVAMAYETRQHFPTERIWITNEIIHNPSVNQRLREMNVNFIPVIAGNKDFSGVEAGDVVILPAFGASVQEMQVLNDRGCTIVDTTCPWVAKVWNTVEKHKKVAYTSIIHGKYKHEETIATSSFAGTYLIVLNMQEAEYVANYILKGGDRDEFMAKFSRACSAGFDPDRDLERIGIANQTTMLKGETEQIGKLFERTMMQKYGPDQLNQHFLSFNTICDATQERQDAMFKLVDERLDLMIVIGGYNSSNTTHLQEIAIERGIPSYHIDSDSRIGPGNRIEHKPLNRDLEVTEHWLPEGPVVIGITSGASTPDKIVEDVVEKIFAIKQVASVV from the coding sequence ATGGATACGAAGGCTTTTAAGCGATCGCTAAACAGTTCTGAAAACTACCACCGCAAGGGCTTTGGGCACGAGGCCGAAGTGGCCGATCAAATGCAGTCAGAGTATGAGAGCCGTCTGATTCAGCAGATTCGGGAGAGCAACTTTTGTCTGCAACGGGGAGAGGTCACCATTCGACTGGCAGAGGCATTTGGCTTTTGTTGGGGGGTGGAACGGGCTGTAGCAATGGCATACGAAACCCGACAGCATTTCCCTACAGAGCGCATCTGGATCACCAATGAAATTATCCACAATCCTTCTGTTAACCAACGTCTGCGGGAAATGAACGTCAATTTTATCCCGGTCATTGCAGGCAATAAAGACTTCTCTGGGGTAGAGGCAGGGGATGTGGTGATCTTGCCTGCGTTTGGAGCCAGTGTTCAGGAGATGCAGGTTCTCAATGATCGGGGTTGTACGATTGTCGATACCACCTGCCCCTGGGTGGCAAAGGTCTGGAACACTGTTGAGAAGCACAAGAAAGTTGCCTACACGTCCATCATTCACGGTAAATATAAGCATGAAGAGACGATCGCAACCAGTTCCTTTGCGGGTACCTATTTGATTGTCCTGAACATGCAGGAGGCTGAGTACGTTGCCAATTACATTTTGAAGGGCGGCGATCGGGATGAGTTTATGGCAAAGTTCAGCCGTGCCTGCTCTGCCGGGTTTGACCCTGATCGGGATCTGGAGCGGATTGGAATTGCCAACCAGACTACTATGCTGAAGGGAGAAACTGAACAGATTGGCAAGCTGTTTGAGCGCACCATGATGCAGAAGTATGGACCTGATCAGCTCAACCAGCATTTTCTGAGCTTTAACACCATCTGTGATGCTACCCAGGAACGGCAGGATGCCATGTTTAAGCTGGTAGATGAAAGGTTGGACCTGATGATTGTAATTGGGGGGTACAATTCTTCCAACACTACCCATCTGCAAGAAATTGCGATCGAACGAGGTATTCCCTCTTACCATATCGACAGCGACAGTCGAATTGGTCCTGGCAACCGGATTGAGCACAAGCCTCTGAATCGTGACCTGGAAGTGACAGAGCACTGGTTACCAGAAGGTCCAGTTGTAATCGGCATTACATCCGGTGCTTCTACTCCAGACAAAATTGTGGAGGACGTGGTCGAAAAAATCTTTGCTATCAAGCAAGTTGCTTCAGTCGTATAA
- a CDS encoding RNA recognition motif domain-containing protein, translating to MTIYIGNLSFQATEDDLREVFSDYGEVARISLPTDRETGRKRGFAFVEMKDEASEDAAIAELDGAEWLGRELKVNKAKPRENRSGDGKSYTSSSF from the coding sequence GTGACTATTTACATTGGTAACCTGTCCTTTCAGGCTACTGAGGATGATTTGCGGGAAGTTTTCTCGGATTATGGCGAGGTTGCCCGGATCAGCCTTCCTACAGACCGTGAAACTGGCAGAAAACGTGGGTTTGCATTTGTTGAAATGAAGGATGAGGCAAGCGAAGATGCGGCGATTGCTGAACTGGATGGGGCAGAATGGCTGGGACGGGAACTAAAGGTCAATAAAGCCAAACCCCGCGAAAATCGTAGTGGTGATGGTAAAAGCTATACCAGCAGCTCTTTTTAG
- a CDS encoding TIGR03792 family protein has product MVIEWLKIRVAPDRREQYIQKDEEIWTTALSTYPGFLGKQVWINPNQQDEVVLVIQWESREAWKRVSVQHIEETERLFSQAMGDAVYSIIEEREYQVRKFPQIQT; this is encoded by the coding sequence ATGGTAATTGAATGGCTAAAAATCAGAGTTGCTCCTGACCGAAGGGAGCAATACATCCAGAAAGATGAAGAAATCTGGACAACCGCCTTATCAACATACCCTGGGTTCCTGGGTAAACAGGTCTGGATTAATCCCAACCAGCAAGATGAAGTGGTGCTGGTGATCCAGTGGGAAAGCCGGGAAGCCTGGAAGCGCGTGTCAGTGCAGCACATCGAAGAAACCGAGCGTCTGTTCTCACAAGCAATGGGGGATGCAGTCTATAGCATTATCGAAGAAAGAGAGTATCAGGTGCGTAAGTTCCCGCAAATTCAAACTTAA
- the cdaA gene encoding diadenylate cyclase CdaA: MGYLWRQWLTDPGWIKSLSLLILQNLRSLIDIGLVLAVTYMMLVIIGERRTLWMVRGFIILMLAAALSRRIQLQLLSFVLSNLVIGSAVAMAFILQSEFRRFLEQLGRGQILQMFQSSRRTILKAGSVTDEIVDAVKELSQNRTGALLILETGSPIDERDFSVPGVRLNAEVSKELIQTIFQTSTLLHDGAVLIRDGRVIAAGVILPLSERTASRQLGTRHRAAMGITERVENCICVVVSEETGSISLAERGTLNRPLTSSKLKELLEAKFSQTADREPVAPNLRGLGRQLWEKGKAFLPRLPGQRKGKS; this comes from the coding sequence ATGGGATATCTATGGAGGCAATGGCTGACAGACCCTGGCTGGATTAAGTCTCTGTCGCTTCTAATTTTGCAAAACCTCCGCTCACTGATTGACATTGGGCTGGTCCTTGCAGTCACCTACATGATGCTAGTCATCATTGGGGAGCGCAGGACACTGTGGATGGTGCGCGGCTTTATCATTCTGATGCTGGCGGCTGCCCTCAGTCGGCGGATCCAGCTCCAGCTCCTGAGCTTTGTTCTGAGCAATCTGGTGATTGGCTCTGCCGTAGCCATGGCGTTTATTCTTCAGTCAGAGTTCAGGCGATTTCTGGAACAGCTAGGACGGGGACAAATTCTCCAGATGTTTCAGTCATCTCGCCGTACCATTCTCAAAGCTGGAAGCGTAACCGATGAAATTGTGGATGCGGTCAAGGAACTGTCCCAGAACCGGACAGGAGCACTGCTTATTCTGGAAACCGGCAGTCCAATCGATGAGCGGGACTTTTCTGTCCCTGGAGTAAGATTAAATGCTGAAGTCTCTAAAGAACTGATTCAAACCATTTTTCAAACATCGACCCTACTGCACGATGGAGCTGTTTTGATCCGGGATGGACGGGTGATTGCCGCAGGGGTGATTCTGCCATTGTCTGAACGAACAGCTTCCCGCCAGTTGGGTACCCGTCACCGGGCAGCCATGGGGATCACAGAGCGCGTTGAAAACTGTATCTGTGTGGTTGTATCTGAAGAAACAGGCTCCATTTCCCTGGCAGAACGGGGAACACTGAATCGACCCCTGACGAGCAGTAAGCTAAAGGAACTGTTAGAGGCAAAGTTTTCCCAGACGGCTGACCGTGAACCCGTTGCGCCCAATCTCAGAGGGTTAGGTCGTCAGCTATGGGAAAAGGGGAAAGCTTTCCTCCCCAGGTTGCCTGGTCAGCGGAAAGGAAAAAGCTGA
- the lysA gene encoding diaminopimelate decarboxylase codes for MVSGQGVETQNLAYQNSGHQFLRDGAAVELANGSVNGFDSVSPNQQLLPLTAQVNSEGHLEIGGCDVVDLVQQFGSPLYILDEDTLRAACRQYRQAFERYYPGAAQVLYASKAWSCLAVCAIVAREGLGVDVVSGGEIFTTLEAGVDPQGIYFHGNNKSRDELQFAIESGCKIVVDNWHELKLLVGLAGEKRDGVHPISILIRLTPGIECHTHEYIRTGHLDSKFGFDPNQLDDVFTSVSQQPGLACIGLHAHIGSQIFELQPHNDLGSVMVQWLCKATQYGLPIKELNIGGGLGIRYTESDDPPSIDEWVRVVAESVRVACEEQQIPLPKLLCEPGRSLIGPACVTAYTIGSRKVVPDIRTYLTVDGGMSDNPRPITYQSLYRAVVANRMNAPMTELVAIAGKHCESGDILIKEASLPITEPGDILVVMATGAYNYSMSSNYNRVPRPAAVLVKEGDANIILQRETYQDLVRQDRLPERLK; via the coding sequence ATGGTATCAGGTCAGGGGGTAGAAACTCAAAATCTGGCTTATCAGAATTCTGGTCATCAATTTTTGCGCGATGGGGCAGCGGTAGAACTGGCAAATGGTTCTGTCAATGGCTTTGATAGCGTATCACCGAATCAACAACTCCTGCCATTGACAGCGCAGGTCAATTCAGAGGGGCATCTGGAGATTGGCGGTTGTGATGTGGTGGATCTGGTTCAGCAGTTTGGTTCGCCCTTATACATCTTAGATGAGGACACATTGCGAGCAGCCTGTCGCCAGTATCGGCAGGCGTTTGAGCGCTACTATCCGGGCGCGGCGCAGGTGCTATATGCTTCCAAGGCCTGGAGTTGTCTGGCGGTATGTGCGATCGTAGCCAGGGAAGGACTGGGCGTTGATGTCGTGTCCGGGGGTGAAATTTTTACCACGCTGGAGGCAGGAGTTGATCCCCAGGGAATTTATTTTCATGGGAACAACAAATCTCGTGATGAGCTTCAGTTTGCCATTGAATCTGGCTGCAAGATTGTGGTGGACAACTGGCACGAGTTGAAATTGTTAGTCGGGTTAGCTGGGGAGAAGAGAGACGGGGTACACCCTATCTCGATTCTGATCCGCCTTACGCCTGGTATTGAGTGCCATACCCACGAATACATCCGCACAGGGCACTTAGATAGCAAGTTTGGCTTTGATCCCAATCAACTGGATGATGTGTTTACTTCTGTCAGCCAGCAACCGGGATTAGCCTGTATTGGTCTCCATGCCCATATTGGTTCCCAGATCTTTGAGCTTCAGCCCCACAATGACCTGGGGAGCGTGATGGTGCAGTGGTTGTGTAAAGCAACTCAATACGGGCTACCCATTAAGGAGCTTAACATAGGGGGCGGATTGGGAATTCGCTACACCGAATCAGACGACCCACCCAGCATTGATGAATGGGTCCGGGTTGTGGCGGAATCTGTCAGAGTCGCCTGTGAGGAGCAGCAGATACCTCTGCCCAAATTATTGTGTGAGCCGGGGCGATCGCTGATTGGTCCTGCCTGTGTCACCGCTTATACAATTGGCAGCCGCAAGGTTGTCCCTGACATTCGTACCTACCTTACAGTAGATGGCGGCATGTCTGATAATCCGCGGCCGATTACCTATCAGTCCCTTTACCGGGCTGTGGTTGCCAACCGAATGAATGCTCCGATGACTGAATTGGTTGCGATCGCCGGGAAACATTGTGAGTCGGGAGACATTTTAATCAAAGAAGCATCCCTGCCGATCACCGAACCTGGAGATATTCTCGTTGTCATGGCAACGGGGGCTTACAATTACAGTATGTCCTCTAACTACAATCGCGTACCGCGTCCGGCTGCCGTTTTAGTTAAAGAAGGGGACGCTAACATTATTCTGCAACGAGAAACCTATCAGGACTTAGTCCGGCAGGATCGTTTACCAGAAAGGCTCAAGTAG